In Mycobacterium stomatepiae, the following are encoded in one genomic region:
- a CDS encoding pentapeptide repeat-containing protein: protein MEQWADREFTGRDFTDDDLGRLCTERVVFSECNFSGVNLAESQHRGSAFRNCKFERTTLWHSTFAQCSMLGSVFVQCRLRPITFDEVDFTLAVLGGNDLRGVDLSGCRLRETSLVETDLRKAVLRGADLSGARTTGTRLDDADLRGATADPALWRTATLTGVRVDVPQAMAFALAHGLRLDTKSD, encoded by the coding sequence GTGGAGCAGTGGGCCGATCGCGAGTTCACCGGCCGCGATTTCACCGACGATGACCTCGGCCGGTTGTGCACCGAGCGGGTCGTGTTCAGCGAGTGTAATTTCAGCGGCGTCAACCTCGCCGAATCCCAACATCGCGGCTCCGCCTTCCGTAACTGCAAATTCGAGCGAACAACGCTGTGGCACAGCACGTTTGCGCAGTGCAGCATGCTGGGATCGGTCTTCGTGCAGTGCCGGTTGCGGCCGATCACGTTCGACGAGGTGGACTTCACGCTCGCGGTGCTGGGCGGCAACGACCTGCGCGGCGTCGACCTGAGCGGGTGCCGGCTGCGGGAGACCAGCCTGGTGGAGACCGACCTGCGCAAGGCCGTACTGCGCGGCGCCGACCTGTCCGGCGCCCGGACCACCGGCACCCGGCTCGACGACGCCGACCTGCGCGGCGCGACGGCGGATCCGGCGTTGTGGCGCACCGCCACACTGACCGGTGTGCGGGTGGATGTCCCGCAGGCGATGGCGTTCGCACTGGCGCATGGGCTGCGCCTGGACACGAAGTCTGACTAG
- a CDS encoding ATP-binding cassette domain-containing protein, with protein MNAPAQSVLTVRSNRSELSFAPGGDVIVGSDVRADLRVAHPLVTRAHLVLRFDQGRWVAADNNSRNGIFVDGRQVPSAEIRDGQAISLGAPDGPQITFAIGRHRGNVGVLPPTSQTVPTIPPPGRFQDQPTDAVHTRAVPIVRPTVTTQAVPNDATRVAQPAGTDMSQFPTRVMKVVGPESGVQGRSGGTAWIGRELDNDIVIHDVLASRHHAFLEPTPAGIEIRDANRINGTFVNGVRVAQALLAEGDVVTIGNVDLVFTAGMLARRQEAATSTGGLEVREVGFAINGKDLLQQISMTARPGTLTAIIGGSGAGKSTLSRLIAGYTTPTAGAVTFEGHNIHTAYATLRSRIGMVPQDDVVHRQLTVNQALGYAAELRLPPDTSKDDRAQVVAQVLDELGLTEHADTRVDKLSGGQRKRASVALELLTGPSLLILDEPTSGLDPALDLQVMTMLRQLADAGRVVLVVTHSLTYLDVCDQVLLMAPGGKIAFLGPPGQIGDAMGTTNWAQIFAKVGADPDEANRRFLERQDHAPPTRGETPVDLGAPARSSMLRQFSTIARRQIRLIISDRAYFAFLALLPFILGVLSLTVPGHTGFGVADPNSETPDEAAQILTLMSIAAVFMGTALTIRDLIGERPIFQREQAVGLSTGAYLGAKITVFCAFAIVQAAIATGIVLIGKGTPKQPALLLGNASLELFVTVAATCVASAILGLVLSSIARSNEQIMPLLVVSLMLQLVLAGGLIPVTGRLFLDQLSWLMPSRWGYAASASTVNLRMLVPIGPKDSHWAHTDSAWLLDMGMLGALSVIYSAIVWWRIRLKR; from the coding sequence ATGAATGCGCCTGCGCAATCGGTACTGACTGTTCGGTCCAACCGATCCGAACTCAGTTTCGCCCCCGGCGGGGACGTCATTGTCGGCAGCGACGTGCGCGCCGACCTACGCGTCGCGCATCCGCTGGTCACCCGCGCGCACCTGGTGCTGCGCTTCGATCAGGGCAGATGGGTTGCGGCAGACAATAATTCGCGCAACGGCATCTTCGTCGACGGACGCCAGGTGCCGAGCGCCGAGATCCGGGACGGCCAGGCCATCAGCCTCGGGGCCCCCGACGGTCCGCAGATCACCTTCGCGATTGGACGCCACCGCGGCAACGTCGGCGTGCTGCCGCCGACCTCGCAGACGGTCCCGACCATCCCACCGCCCGGCAGATTCCAGGACCAGCCCACCGACGCGGTGCACACGAGGGCCGTGCCGATCGTGCGGCCGACCGTGACGACCCAGGCCGTCCCGAACGACGCGACCCGGGTGGCGCAGCCGGCGGGCACCGACATGTCGCAGTTCCCGACCCGGGTGATGAAGGTCGTCGGACCCGAATCGGGTGTGCAAGGACGTTCCGGGGGCACCGCTTGGATCGGCCGCGAACTCGACAACGACATCGTCATCCACGACGTGCTGGCGTCGCGCCACCACGCGTTCCTGGAGCCGACACCCGCCGGCATCGAGATCCGCGACGCGAACAGGATCAACGGGACGTTCGTCAACGGGGTACGGGTCGCGCAGGCCCTGCTGGCCGAGGGCGACGTGGTCACGATCGGCAACGTCGACCTGGTGTTCACCGCCGGAATGCTGGCGCGCCGCCAGGAAGCGGCGACGAGCACCGGAGGCCTCGAGGTGCGCGAGGTCGGCTTCGCGATCAACGGCAAGGACCTGCTGCAGCAGATCTCGATGACGGCCCGGCCGGGCACCCTGACCGCCATCATCGGCGGCTCGGGTGCCGGCAAGTCGACCCTGTCGCGGCTGATCGCCGGATACACCACCCCCACCGCCGGCGCGGTCACCTTCGAGGGCCACAACATCCACACCGCCTACGCCACCCTGCGCAGCAGGATCGGGATGGTCCCGCAGGACGACGTCGTGCACCGTCAGCTGACCGTCAACCAGGCGCTGGGCTATGCGGCCGAACTGCGCCTGCCACCCGACACCAGCAAGGACGACCGCGCCCAGGTGGTCGCGCAGGTCCTCGACGAGCTGGGACTGACCGAACATGCCGACACCCGGGTCGACAAGCTCTCCGGCGGCCAGCGCAAGCGCGCGTCGGTGGCCCTGGAACTGTTGACCGGGCCGTCGCTGCTGATCCTCGACGAGCCGACCTCGGGTTTGGACCCGGCGCTGGACCTGCAGGTCATGACGATGCTGCGCCAGCTCGCCGATGCCGGGCGCGTCGTGCTCGTCGTCACACACTCGCTCACCTATCTCGACGTCTGCGATCAGGTGCTGCTGATGGCGCCCGGCGGAAAGATCGCGTTCCTGGGCCCACCCGGTCAAATCGGGGACGCGATGGGCACCACCAACTGGGCCCAGATCTTCGCCAAGGTGGGCGCCGACCCCGACGAGGCCAACCGCCGCTTCCTGGAACGCCAAGACCACGCGCCACCCACCCGGGGCGAGACGCCGGTCGATCTGGGCGCCCCGGCGCGCAGCAGCATGCTGCGCCAGTTCTCCACGATCGCGCGACGCCAGATCCGGTTGATCATCTCGGACCGCGCCTACTTCGCGTTCCTGGCATTGTTGCCGTTCATTCTGGGTGTGCTGTCGCTGACGGTGCCGGGCCACACCGGGTTCGGCGTCGCCGATCCGAACAGTGAGACTCCCGACGAAGCCGCCCAGATCCTGACGCTGATGTCGATCGCCGCCGTCTTCATGGGCACGGCGTTGACGATCCGCGACCTGATCGGCGAACGTCCGATCTTCCAGCGCGAGCAGGCGGTCGGCCTGTCCACCGGGGCCTACCTGGGCGCCAAGATCACGGTGTTCTGCGCGTTCGCCATCGTCCAGGCCGCGATCGCGACCGGCATCGTGCTGATCGGCAAGGGCACACCCAAACAGCCGGCGCTGCTGCTCGGGAATGCCAGCCTGGAGCTGTTCGTCACCGTGGCCGCGACGTGTGTGGCCTCGGCGATTCTCGGGTTGGTGCTGTCGTCGATCGCCCGGTCCAACGAGCAGATCATGCCGCTGTTGGTGGTGTCGCTGATGCTGCAGCTGGTGCTGGCCGGTGGCCTGATCCCGGTGACCGGCCGGCTCTTCCTCGACCAGCTGTCCTGGCTGATGCCGTCGCGCTGGGGCTACGCGGCCTCGGCGTCGACGGTCAATCTGCGGATGCTGGTACCGATCGGCCCCAAGGACAGCCACTGGGCGCACACCGACAGCGCTTGGCTGCTCGACATGGGGATGCTCGGCGCGCTGTCGGTGATCTACTCGGCCATCGTCTGGTGGCGCATCCGGCTGAAGCGCTAG
- a CDS encoding DUF742 domain-containing protein → MDKREPGPSAREASLVRPYTLTGGRTNTGVDLPLEAPVQTLQAGRAHRWPADDTRGKIIRLCVQSPSVAEISARLDLPIGVARVLVGDLVLSGYLRVHRTLTEQSTRDERHELIGRTLRGLKAF, encoded by the coding sequence ATGGACAAACGCGAACCCGGGCCGTCCGCACGTGAGGCGAGCCTGGTCCGTCCGTACACTCTGACCGGCGGACGGACCAACACCGGCGTCGACCTCCCGCTGGAGGCGCCGGTTCAGACGTTGCAGGCCGGGCGGGCGCACCGGTGGCCGGCCGACGATACGCGAGGCAAGATCATCCGACTGTGCGTCCAAAGCCCGTCCGTCGCCGAGATTTCGGCCCGGCTGGACCTGCCGATCGGAGTCGCGCGGGTGCTGGTCGGTGATCTGGTGCTGTCCGGTTACCTTCGGGTGCACCGAACGTTGACCGAGCAGTCGACGCGGGACGAGCGCCACGAACTGATAGGAAGGACCCTGCGTGGTCTCAAGGCATTCTGA
- a CDS encoding GTP-binding protein, translating into MVSRHSDSGATASTKIVVAGGFGAGKTTFVGAVSEIMPLRTEEIVTDASAGVDMLEATPNKRTTTVAMDFGRITLDRDLVLYLFGTPGQRRFWFMWDDLVRGAIGAIVLVDCRRLQDSFAAVDFFEHRNLPFLIAVNQFDGAPSYPAGAIREALALSPHTPVINVDARDRRSATDALIAISEYALASLSA; encoded by the coding sequence GTGGTCTCAAGGCATTCTGACTCCGGCGCCACCGCGTCGACGAAGATCGTCGTCGCCGGTGGGTTCGGCGCCGGCAAGACCACGTTCGTCGGGGCGGTCTCGGAGATCATGCCGTTGCGCACCGAGGAGATCGTCACCGACGCCTCGGCCGGCGTCGACATGCTCGAGGCCACCCCCAACAAGCGGACGACGACGGTGGCGATGGACTTCGGCCGGATCACGCTGGACCGCGACCTGGTGCTCTACCTGTTCGGCACGCCGGGTCAGCGGCGGTTCTGGTTCATGTGGGACGACCTGGTGCGTGGCGCGATCGGCGCGATCGTCCTGGTCGACTGCCGCCGGCTGCAGGACAGCTTCGCCGCGGTCGACTTCTTCGAGCACCGCAACCTACCGTTCCTGATCGCGGTCAACCAATTCGACGGTGCGCCAAGCTATCCCGCTGGCGCGATCCGCGAAGCGCTCGCCCTGTCGCCGCACACTCCGGTGATCAACGTCGATGCCAGGGACCGCCGGTCGGCCACCGATGCGCTGATCGCGATCAGCGAGTACGCCCTCGCGAGCCTGTCGGCTTGA
- a CDS encoding ATP-binding cassette domain-containing protein — protein sequence MNSPVAPALTVRYDGSERTFAAGHDVVVGRDLRADLRITHPLISRAHLLLRFDQGRWLAIDNGSLNGTFANGRKVPVIDIHDGQSINIGNPDGPLLTFEVGRHQGMAGRPPRTESMGLPVGAPGAWPSSQASGQPLPAPPGPPPVRQTTWGAPPPPRPHPGMPPPRPGPPGPPGQPVYPTSLGRPTAPYPNNAPPNYPPQPQMSAPVGTPLAPKTQMSPVAEAKAPEVANLATKMFQALLPSRSGAIEKPSNGLTIGRATDNDIVIQDVLASRHHAFLLQTPIGTEIRDAHSVNGTYVNGVRVGSAVLTEGDVVTIGNVDLVFTRDTLVRRTEAATRTGGLEVNSVCYEVDNGKQLLDHVSLTARPGTLTAIIGGSGAGKTTLSRLIAGYTSPSSGTVTFEGHNIHTDYSSLRSRIGMVPQDDVVHRQLTVNQALGYAAELRLPPDTSKAERAQVVAQVLEELEMTKHADTRVDKLSGGQRKRASVALELLTQPSLLLLDEPTSGLDPALDRQVMLMLRLLADAGRVVLVVTHSVSYLDVCDQILLMAPGGKTAFQGPPDQVEAAMGTRNWADIFASVGADPDEANRRFKERNQQSSQPPARESPADLGDPPPTNLRRQISTIARRQVRLVISDRGYTIFLAVLPFLIGALSLTVKGPKPGLGPADPLGLAPTQPQYIMVLLNIGAIFMGTALTIRDLIGERAIFRREQAVGLSTGAYLLAKVMVFCIFATLQAAIAVFIVRLGKGAPTQPALFFGDATVSLFVTVAGACVASAIFGLMLSALAQSNEQIMPLLVVSIMSQLVLAGGMIQVYQRPGLEQLAWLTPARWGYAAAASSIDFPALVKVKQIPTNDPIWQHSKHIMLFDMAMLGVLCISYSAIVWWKIRLKRR from the coding sequence ATGAATTCACCAGTCGCGCCGGCGCTGACTGTCCGGTATGACGGGTCGGAACGCACCTTTGCAGCAGGTCACGACGTGGTGGTGGGGCGCGATCTCCGGGCCGATCTGCGCATCACGCACCCCCTGATTTCGCGCGCCCATCTGTTGCTGCGTTTCGACCAGGGCCGCTGGCTGGCGATCGACAACGGTTCGCTCAACGGCACTTTCGCCAACGGCCGCAAGGTTCCGGTCATCGACATCCACGACGGCCAGAGCATCAACATCGGAAACCCCGACGGCCCGTTGCTGACCTTCGAGGTCGGGCGCCACCAAGGCATGGCCGGGCGCCCGCCGCGGACCGAGTCGATGGGGCTTCCGGTCGGTGCTCCGGGCGCGTGGCCTTCGTCACAGGCGTCGGGTCAGCCGCTGCCCGCCCCGCCCGGACCGCCACCCGTGCGCCAGACCACCTGGGGCGCGCCACCGCCGCCGCGGCCGCATCCCGGGATGCCACCCCCGCGGCCGGGACCGCCGGGGCCACCGGGGCAGCCCGTATACCCGACGTCGCTCGGGCGACCGACCGCGCCGTATCCCAACAACGCCCCGCCCAACTATCCGCCGCAGCCGCAGATGTCCGCGCCCGTCGGAACCCCGCTGGCTCCGAAGACACAGATGTCGCCTGTCGCCGAGGCCAAGGCGCCCGAAGTGGCGAACCTGGCGACCAAGATGTTCCAGGCGCTGCTGCCGTCTCGATCGGGCGCGATCGAAAAGCCGTCCAATGGGCTCACGATCGGGCGTGCCACCGACAACGACATCGTCATTCAGGACGTCCTGGCCTCGCGCCACCACGCGTTCTTGCTCCAGACGCCGATCGGCACCGAGATCCGCGACGCGCACAGCGTCAACGGAACCTACGTCAATGGCGTCCGCGTCGGCTCGGCGGTGCTGACCGAGGGCGACGTGGTCACGATCGGAAACGTCGACCTGGTCTTCACCCGCGACACGTTGGTCCGCCGCACCGAAGCCGCGACGCGCACCGGCGGCCTCGAGGTCAACTCGGTCTGCTACGAAGTCGACAACGGCAAGCAGCTGCTCGACCACGTCTCGCTGACCGCCCGGCCCGGCACGCTGACCGCGATCATCGGTGGCTCCGGCGCCGGCAAAACCACGCTGTCGCGGTTGATCGCCGGGTACACCAGCCCCAGCTCCGGCACGGTGACATTCGAGGGTCACAACATCCACACCGATTACTCCTCGCTGCGCAGCAGGATCGGCATGGTCCCGCAGGACGACGTCGTACACCGACAGCTGACGGTCAACCAGGCGCTGGGGTACGCCGCCGAGCTGCGCCTGCCGCCGGACACCAGCAAGGCTGAGCGCGCCCAGGTGGTCGCCCAGGTACTCGAAGAGCTGGAGATGACCAAGCACGCCGACACCCGCGTGGACAAATTGTCCGGCGGACAGCGCAAACGCGCCTCCGTCGCGCTGGAGTTGCTGACCCAACCATCGCTGCTGCTGCTGGATGAGCCGACCTCGGGTCTGGACCCGGCGCTGGACCGTCAGGTGATGCTGATGCTGCGCCTGCTCGCCGACGCCGGCCGCGTGGTGCTGGTGGTCACCCACTCGGTGTCCTACCTGGACGTCTGCGACCAAATCCTGCTGATGGCGCCGGGCGGCAAGACCGCGTTCCAGGGCCCGCCCGACCAGGTCGAGGCCGCCATGGGCACCCGCAACTGGGCCGACATCTTCGCCAGCGTCGGCGCCGATCCCGACGAGGCCAACCGCCGCTTCAAGGAGCGCAATCAGCAGTCGTCGCAGCCGCCGGCTCGCGAGAGCCCGGCGGACCTGGGCGACCCGCCGCCGACCAACCTGCGCCGGCAGATATCCACGATCGCCCGGCGTCAGGTGCGCCTGGTCATCTCGGACCGCGGCTACACCATCTTCCTGGCTGTGTTGCCGTTCCTGATCGGCGCGCTGTCGCTGACCGTGAAGGGCCCCAAGCCCGGTCTCGGGCCCGCCGATCCGCTCGGCCTGGCACCAACGCAACCGCAGTACATCATGGTGCTCTTGAACATCGGCGCGATCTTCATGGGCACCGCGCTGACCATTCGCGACCTCATCGGAGAGCGCGCGATCTTCCGTCGAGAACAGGCCGTAGGCCTGTCCACCGGGGCCTACCTGCTGGCCAAGGTCATGGTGTTCTGCATCTTCGCGACCCTGCAGGCCGCGATCGCGGTCTTCATCGTGCGGCTCGGCAAAGGCGCACCCACCCAGCCGGCGCTGTTCTTCGGTGATGCGACGGTGTCGTTGTTCGTCACCGTGGCGGGCGCGTGTGTCGCGTCGGCGATTTTCGGCCTGATGCTGTCCGCCCTCGCGCAGTCGAACGAGCAGATCATGCCGCTGCTGGTGGTGTCGATCATGAGCCAATTGGTGTTGGCCGGCGGAATGATCCAGGTCTATCAGCGCCCGGGCTTAGAGCAGCTGGCCTGGCTGACCCCGGCGCGCTGGGGTTATGCGGCGGCCGCGTCGTCGATCGACTTTCCGGCGCTGGTGAAGGTCAAACAGATCCCGACTAACGACCCGATATGGCAGCACTCGAAACACATCATGCTTTTCGACATGGCCATGCTCGGAGTCCTGTGCATAAGCTATAGCGCGATCGTGTGGTGGAAGATCCGGCTGAAACGACGCTGA
- a CDS encoding roadblock/LC7 domain-containing protein produces MTSAGSSLDWLVTKFAREVPGVAHALLVSVDGLPIAASERLPRERADQLAAVASGLASLATGAAQLFDGGQVLQSVVEMQNGYLLLMRVGDGSHLATLAETSCDIGQIGYEMAILVERVGGVVQSTRRSASPPSRSHS; encoded by the coding sequence ATGACATCTGCAGGCAGCTCACTGGACTGGCTGGTGACGAAGTTCGCCCGCGAGGTCCCCGGGGTGGCGCATGCGCTGCTGGTGTCCGTCGACGGTCTGCCGATCGCCGCCAGCGAGCGGCTACCCCGCGAACGAGCCGACCAGCTGGCTGCGGTGGCGTCCGGGCTGGCCAGCCTCGCGACGGGCGCCGCACAGCTGTTCGACGGCGGGCAGGTGCTGCAGTCGGTGGTCGAGATGCAGAACGGCTACCTGTTGTTGATGCGGGTCGGCGACGGGTCGCACCTGGCGACGCTGGCCGAGACGTCGTGTGACATCGGCCAGATCGGATACGAGATGGCCATCCTCGTCGAACGGGTCGGCGGCGTCGTGCAGTCCACCCGCCGTTCCGCGTCGCCGCCCAGCAGAAGCCACTCGTGA